The sequence CAATTGCGTGCTCTCCGGGCGCAGTAGGTGCGGTAACCCCACGGCGGCGGCGTAGGCCGATCCGGCCAGGATGACCACGGTGGCCGCGGCTGGGAACCACCGGGTAAAGCGGTGCACCTTCGGCGACTCGATAAGGCGCGGCTCCTCCAGTGGGCCGACGGGGCGGCCGGCAATAAACCGTCCAAGCCGCGGCAACCACGGCGCTAAGACGAGGAAGAACAGCACCATTTGGGCGAACGACAGCTGCTTGACCGGTACGTCGTAGGTCATGTTGAGCAGCCACACCACACCCAGTGAGACCGTGCCGATGAGACCGCCGAGCCACGCGGTGCGCCGCCACAGCACCAGAATTCCTGCGAGGAGTTCGACGGCGCCGGCGGTGAACTGGATGACCGGCGATAGCGCCATGAACGTCCAGAGGAAGCCCATGGGGGACTTCTCACCCTGCGTGATGAGCAACTGGGAGTAGTCCACTACGCCCATCTGCATGAGGTTGAGCTTCATGACTGCGTAGGGCAGGACCATAAAGCAGATGAGGAGGCGGGCGATCCAGTGCAGGATCCAGGGAATTTTCTTTTTCATACCCGCAATTTTCACCCGCTACCCAGGAAGTTCGCATCAACCTCTGGGCTGAAATCCATGTCATCCCCGGGGGTTAGAGCTGGTCCTCCAGCCACGCGTTGATGCCGCCGCGCAGGGAGTACAGCGGGCCGTCGAGGCCGCGCTCCTGCAGGATTTTCACGGCCTGGGCCGAACGCTTGCCGCCGGCGCAGTGCAAGACGACCGGCTGGTCACGGTCGAGGGCCTGCTCCACCCCGGGAGGGGTGCCGCCGTCCTCGATGTCCGCGAGCGGGAAGTTCACGGAGCCGGGGATGGCTGCTTCTACGACCTCTTCCGGATCGCGCACATCGATAATCAGCGCGCCGTCGGGGATGCTGTCTACTTCTTTCACGTCGTCGTGCATGGTGGTCTCCTCCAGTTCGGCGTTCCGCACAGCACGGGCAAGCACGACCCCCGCAGTGACCCGGCGGGCGGTCTCCGCGTGCGCGACGACAGGCAGGTACTCCCACGTCCCGTCGAGCGCGGAGAAGTAGCCCACCCGGCCCATGAGCGGGGTGCCTATTCCCGTGACGAGCTTGATGGCTTCCATCGCCATCGCAGAACCGACAGTACCGACCACCGGCCCCAACACGCCGGCGGCCGCGCACGACGGCACCGTGCCCGGCGCGGGCGGGGTGGGGAAGACGTCCTCGAAAAGCGGTCCGTGGCCTGCCCAGAAGACCGACAGCTGCGCGTCGAAACCGAGGATGGATGCCCACACGTGGGGAATCCCCGCCCGCGCGCACGCCCACGAGGTGAGGTAGCGGGTGGCCAGGTTGTCCGAGCCGTCGAGGACGACGTCGACGTCGGCAAGAAGCCCCTGCGCGTTGTCCCGGGTGAGCCGGCCGTTTATCGCAGTGACCTCCACCTCCGGGTTGAGGGCATCCAGCGCGGCCCGGGCGGAATCCACCTTGGGCGTGCCCACGGCGGCAGTGGAGTGGATGACCTGGCGGTGCAGGTTGGACAGGCTGACCTCGTCGTCATCGATCACGGTCACATGGCCCACGCCCGCACCGGCGAGGTAGAGGAGCGCCGGCGAACCGAGCCCGCCCGCACCAACGACGAGGACGTGGGCGCGAAGCAGCTTTTCCTGCGCCGCGCCGCCGAAACCGGCCAGGGATACCTGGCGGACGTACCGCGCCAGCTGCTGGTTGGTCAGGCTCATTCGAGCCCCACCCACTGGGTGCCGCCTTCTGCCAGCTCCTGCTCCTTCCAGATGGGCACGTCCGCCTTGGTGCGGTCGGCGATCTCCTCGCAGGCCGCAAACGCCGCCCCGCGGTGGGCGGCGGCGACCACGACGACGAAGGCGGCGTGCCCAATCGGCACGTCCCCGGTGCGGTGGGCCGCCCACGCGCGGACGGGGTGCGCGGCGGTAACGGTGTGGAGCACACGCATCAGCTCGGCGGGGGCGCTCGGGTGCGCCTCGTACGCCAGCGCGGCGACGCGGTTGCCGCCATCGTGGTCGCGCACCACGCCCTCGAAGGTGACCAGCGCCCCCATCGCGCGGGTCATGGTCTCGCGCCGGGCCTGCGCCACGAGCGGCTCCAGTGGTTTATCGGTGATGACCGCGCCGACGACCTTCCCGGTCTGCGCGGCGACGTAGTCCGGATCCGGGCGGTTAGTGCTCACGGTTGCCCTCCGCGAGGTCGAGCAGGTGGCCCAGGACAGGTTCCAGCACGGCGCAGCCGTCTTTCACCCCGCCCCGGGAGCCGGGCAGGGTCATCACGAAGGTGCCGTGGGTGGTCATCCCCGCCACCGCGCGCGAGGCGATCGCGGTGGGGGTGTGCTTGAGCCCCTCCGCCCAAAAGGCGTGGACGATGCCGGGCAGATGCTTGACGATGTGCCGCTCCACCGCCTCCACCGTCTGATCGTCACCGGTAATCCCGGTGCCGCCGGAGGTAAGGAGGACGGAGGGGGCGCTGGCAAGCGCGGCGTCGACCGCCTGAGCGATGTCCGCGTCCGCGACGACGGCCGCATCGGGAGTATCAATCCCTTGCGCACGTAGGAAATCCACCGCGCGGGGGCCAGACGTGTCCGTCAACGAACCGCTTGCCGCCCGGGTGCTGGCGACGATGACGTGACCTTTTCGCATACCTAGAAAGGGTAGACGACCACGTCGGCGCCGCCGGGAAGAGAATGTCCCGCCGGGATGCGGATAAGGCAGTTCGCGCCCACCGCCTGCGCGATGAGGTGGGATCCGGCCCCACCGAGGACGCGAGCCTTCCCGTCGCGCAGTACCCCGCGGTAGAACCGCTCCTTGTGCGGCAACCCCGCAACCGGCTCGTGAGCCTCCAGCGCGGCCCGCTGCGGGCCGGGGGCGGCGCCCAGCACGGGCGCGACGTAGAGCCGGAAGCTCACCAAAGTAGACACCGGGTTGCCGGGCATGCAGATGCACGGCGTGCCGCGGTAGACGGCCAGCCCCTGCGGGCCGCCGGGCTGCTGCGCGACGTGGCCGAACCAGCCGTGCGGCTCCAAAATGTCGCGGACCACCTCGAACTTCCCGTGACTGATCCCGCCGGAGGTGAGCACGGCATCGGGGCCATGCGTGGCGATGGCCCGGTCCAACCGCTCCCGCAGCGCGCCGGGATCGTCGTCGGTGTGAAGCGTATCCGCGACCTCGATGCCCGCCTGGGCGCACGCGGCGGCGAGCATCGGGCCGTTCGAGTCCGGGATCTGCGAGCCGATCTCCTTGCCGCCGGTGACGATGACCACGCGCGCCGGGCGGGTGACCGTGACGCTCGTGAGATCTTGGCCGGCCAGGGTGGCCACCACGATCGGATCGACGACCGTGCCCGCGGGGACAAGGACCTCGCCGCGCCGGGCATCCGATCCGGCCGCGCGGACGAACTTCCCGTCCAGGCTGGCGGGGGCGGTCACCTGCGCGCCTTCTTCAGCGAACTCGCCGGGCGTGCAGTCCTCAACCGGAACGACGCAGGCGGTGCCGCGGGGGACCGGCGCGCCGGTCATGATGGGGGCGGCGAGGCCGTCTAACCCGCCCGGGTACAACGCGGCGGCATCGGCTCCTGCGGCAATCGTCGGGCCCACGGTGAACGATCCGCCCGCTGTATCGGGCAGGGCGTAGCCGTCCATCTGCGAGTTGTGGAAGCGCGGCGAGTCGAATTGCGCCACCGTATCCGTGGCGGTGCGCGCCCGGCGTTGTACCGCCTCCAGCAGGGGGAGGGTGACGGTGCCGCGGTGGCCGGCCGCCTCGCGCACCGCCGCGAGGTGATCGTCATAGGTACGCATGGATCTCAGAATATATAGTGAGCGCCATGTTGGATGTCCACTACTTCGCCGCCGCCCGGGCGGCCGCGGGCGCCTCCCACGAGCGTCTGGATAATCCCCCGGCGACGCTGGGCGAGCTCGTTGACCACCTGGCGGATACCCACGCAGGGACGACGGACGCGGGGATGGGGCTGGCGGACATCGTCAAGCGCTGCTCGTTCCTGCTCGATGGCGCCAACGCGGAAACGGTTGGCGGTCGCGCCGCTTCGCTGGCGGGGGTGAGTCGCGTGGATATCCTCCCGCCGTTTGCTGGGGGTTAGCGCGCGGCCGCGCGCAGCGGGCTGGTCACCGCGTTGATGATGGAGGAGACGATGGCCAGGGCGATCGCGCCGAAGATGGCGGCCCACCAGTTGGAGATGTGCAGCTCGCCCAGGCCCAGGTCCAACGACTGGAGTAGCCAGGCGGTGAGGTAGAGCACCGCGCCGTTGATGACCAGGGAGAAAAGGCCCAAGGTCAGGCAGGTAATCGGGGCGCCGAACAGGCGCAGGACTGGGGCGATGAACGTGTTGACCACGACGAAGACCACGGCGACGGTGACAAACGCGCCGGCCTCGCTGCCGCCCGCGGTCGGGGTGATGCTGAGACCCGGGATGAGCTTGACCACGAACCACAGGGCGGCGGCTACGCAGACGACGTGGAGGAGGAAGTTGAGGAAAGAACGCATGGGCAACAGCCTAACTTTCCTCTGAGTTTGGTGCGCTGACGTGCGGCAGGTACTGTGTATAAACACTGGAGACGTGCCAGAGCGGCCGAATGGGGCTCACTGCTAATGAGTTGCCCTCTTAACGGAGGGCCGGAGGTTCAAATCCTCTCGTCTCCGCCACATACAGATGCCTCCCCTGCGAGAAGCGGGGGAGGCATTTTTCATCTATTGTCAAGGGCCGATAGGTATCCAGGCGAGAGGTGGCAGCTAATGACCATGTCGGTAGACGAGACCATCGGCGCGCTCGAGCTCATGCTGCGTTCCGGCAGCGACATCGACCCGGAAGACGCCCCGAAGATGCAGGCGCTTCTGGACGAGCCGCCGATCCAGGACGTCGTCGCCCTCGTCGAGCGCCAGAACCCCGTGCGCGCGGCGGTGGTGCTCCGCCTGCTCAGCCGGGAAAAGTCCATTGCTGTTTTCGACGCCCTCGACGCCGCGCACCAGGCGGACATTATCGACGAGCTGGGCAACTCCGACGTCTACGAGTTCTTCGACGCCCTCGAGCCGGAAGACCGCGTGTCGTTGCTGGACGAGCTGCCGGCGGAGATCGCGGACCGCCTGCTGCGCAGCCTGGACAAGCCCGACCAGGACATCACCGGGGTGGTGCTCGGTTACCCGAAGGGTTCGGTGGGCCGCCGCATGTCGCCGGAGGTGCCGGACATCTACCGCGAGATGACGGTGGACGAGGCGCTGGAAAAGCTGCGGCGCGAGGCGCCGGACCTGGAGACCATCTACACGGTGCCCATCGTGCGCAAGGACCGGCGCCTGGTGGGTGTGATGAGCCTGCGTGAGCTCTTCATCGCCAAGTCCGGCCGCATGGTCGAGGATCTGATGCACGAGCCCATCTACGCCTACGCGCAGGCGGACGCGGAGGAGACCGCGCGCTGGTTTTTGCCGCTCGACCTTCTGGCCCTGCCGATTGTCGATGACTCCGACCGCCTCATCGGCCTGCTCACCTGGGACGATGCGGCCGACATCGTGGAGGAAGAGGACAGTGAGGACTCTGCGCGTTCCGGCGGTACGGAGGCGCTGCAGCAGCCGTACATGTCCACCCCGCTGCTCAAGCTGGTGCGCTCGCGCATCGTCTGGCTGCTCGTGCTCGCCGTCTCCGCCATCCTCACGGTGAAGGTGCTCGATTCCTTTGAGTCTGTGCTGGAGCAGGCCGTGGTGCTGTCCCTGTTCATCCCGCTGTTGACCGGCACGGGCGGCAACACGGGCAACCAGGCGGCGACGACGGTCACCCGTGCGCTGGCGCTTGGCGATGTCCGAAAGAGCGACGTCCTCCAGGTCATGTGGCGCGAGATGCGCGTGGGCATGCTGCTCGGCGCGACGCTGGGCATCCTCGGCTTCATCATCGCCTCGCTGGTCTACGACATGCACATCGGCCTCGTCATCGGCACGACCCTGCTGGGCATTTGCACCTTGTCCGCCACCGTGGGCGGTGTCATGCCGATTCTGGCCAAGGTGGTCGGCGCGGACCCGGCTGTGTTTTCGAATCCGTTCATCTCCACCTTCTGCGACGCCGCGGGCCTTATCATTTACTTCTTCATCGCCCGCGCCGTGCTCGGCTTATAGCGCGCCGTAACCGGCCGTTAACCAGCTGTTTTGTTCCGTGGGTGGAAGCCGACTATAGTTACATCTCGTTGCAAAGAGCGATTCTTCGCAGCATGCGCCCGTAGCTCAACGGATAGAGCATCTGACTACGGATCAGAAGGTTGGGGGTTCGAATCCCTCCGGGCGCACAAATGTCCTGTGTCGCGTCATAGTTGACAAAACTGTCGCGACATCGTTGACAGATGGGCGTCCGCCGAGTTTTTTTCTCGGTGGGCGCCTTTTGTTTTCTGGGGGTTAGTTGAGTGGGGGTTCGCCGTGTTTCTAGATTGGGGCTTGGTAGTTGCGGCTGGTGTCGATGTAGTGCTCGGTGATGATGGCGCCGGTGTCTTTGAGTGATGTGGTGATGTGGCGGTCTTTGATGATCATCAGGACGTGGTGGCCGGTGTATTTTCGGCCCATTCCTAGGTGGTAAAGCCTGCCTGCGTAGCGGATGGTGCAGCGGCCGGCTTTGTCGACTTTGTCGTTGCGTGTACGCCATTCTTCGGTGGGGTTGTCGTCGGGGCTGGCTTTCGTGGATGCGTTGTAGACCTCGTATGGGGTGCGTCTGCCGAGGGCTCGGTGTGGGCGGTTGGTGTTGTAGTAGGCGGCGAATCGGTCGAGTTGTTGTTGTAGTTCGTCGATGGTGTTGACGGTGGGTTGGCGCGATAGCCACCGTTTGAGTGTTTGGTGGAATCGTTCGATTTTTCCTTGGGTTTGTGGGTGTCCTGGCCTGCCGTTTTTCTGTTGGATCCGGTGGTTGCGGATGAGTTTTTCGAAGGCGTTACGGCCGCCTTTTGCCCCGGCGTTGCGGGCGGTAAACACCAGCCCGTTGTCGGTGAGGGTGGATTGTGGTGGGCCGAAGTCGCTGATGAGGTGTGATAGTTCGTCGGCGACGGCAGGCCCAGAAAAGGACCGGCTGGCTGTAATGGACAGCAGCAGTCGGGAGTGGTCGTCGATGAAGTCGAGGATTTCGACGCGTCTTCCGCCGGTGAGATATGCGTGTGTGATGTCTGCTTGCCAGCATTCATTGGGGCGGGATGCTTCGAAGCGGATAAATGAGGTTCTCGGCCGCTTTTTTGGTTCTGGCTGCACGAGGCCGTGGTCGCGGAGGATGCGCACGATCGTCGAGGTAGATGGGGCATACATACCTTGTTGTTCCAGGTGGAACTGGATGGTTTCTGCCCCGGAATCCAGCCCGGAGTGGTCGAGCTGTTTGCGCATGTTGATGATGGTTTTCTTGAGCTTTTTGGATACTGCGCGTGGGTTGGAGTGCGGTGCTTTCGACTTCGGCTTTACCGCTTGTGGACCGCCAGTGTCGTAGCGGCGGAGTAAGGCGTAGACCCACTGGCGGGACACGTTGAAACGCGTAGCGACTCGAGCGACTGGTTGGTGTTGCTCACGGACAGCTTTGATGATCGCGAGATTGCGGTTCGGACTATTCATGCTGTCAACGATGACGCGACACACCTGTCAACTGTGAGAGTGTCCGATTCTTTGTGTGCGGGGGTTTGGTTTACAAGTAGTCCGCGAATCGGTCGGGGTAAGCCACGGCTAGTTGGTTGATGGCTTGTTTCCACCCGGTGGCTTTCGCTCCTTCAATATAGCCGTTGCATTCGATATCGCGCTTCGCTTTCTTGGCTCGCTGGGCGGCGCGCTTGTCTTCGATGTTGCAGATCATCAGCCACAGCGTTTTCAACGCCGCGGTATCGTTCGGGAACTGGCCGCGGTTACGGGTAGCTTTACGCAGTTCAGCATTCAGCGACTCGATCGAATTGGTGGTGTAGAGCACCCGGCGTGCCGCCGGCGGGAACTGTAGAAACGGCACGAACCGCTCCCAAGCGTCGCGCCAGACTTTGACCGATTGCGGGTATTTCCGGCCCAGTTCACTGGCTTCGAACGCATCCAAGGCGGCACGGGCGGTGTCCTCGTTTGCGGCCGTGTAGACCTCACGCAGCGCCCGGGAGACCCCTTTGCGGTCTTGGTAGGACACCCACCGGTTCGCAGCCCGAATCAGGTGCACGATACAGGTCTGCACCATGGAATTCGGCCAGGTGGCTTCCACGGCTTCCGGCAGGCCTTTGAGCCCGTCGCAGCAGACAATGAACACGTCCTGGACACCGCGGTTGGCCAGATCCGCGCAGACCGATGCCCAGAATGCGGCACCTTCATTTTCAGCGATCCACAATCCCAGGATGTGCTTGATGCCGTCCATGTCGACGCCAACCGCCATATAGCAGGACTTGTTGACCACGCGGTGGCCGTCACGGATTTTCACGCGTAGCGCGTCGAGGAAGATCACCGGGTAGAACTCGTCGAGCTGGCGGTTTTGCCAGATCATGACCTCGTCTAACACCGCATCGGTAATGGTGCTGATCGTATCCGGGCTCATATCCACCCCGAGCGTGGTCGCGAGGTGATGCTGGATATCGCGCACTGTCATCCCGCCGGCGTATAGCGAGACGATCATGTCGTCGAGTTCTGTGAGTCGGCGTGCGCCCTTGGGCACCATCCGGGGAGTAAAGGTGCCGGCACGGTCCCTGGGCACGGTCACTTCCACCGCGCCGTAGCCAGAATTGACGGTCTTGGTGTACGACCCATTGCGGTGATTGTTGCCCTGTGCGGATTCGACTTGGGCTTTGGTCTTGCGGTCAGAATGGCTATAGCCCAAATGCGCATCCATCTCCGCCTGCAGACCAGCGTTGATTGATGCCTGTAGCAGGCCTTTGACCAGCTCGCTTGCATCATCAGCGGAAGCCGACAGCTCGCTGATCAAGCTGGCGAGCTCAGGATTTTCCATCAGCTTCTCGCTGATCTCATTGACCTTTGCCGGGTCATGGTTTTTCTTCGGTGACACCGTAGTCATTATCGGTGAAACTCCTTCTAGATCAGAGCCTCACACACAAACTTCCTGACACCCTCCGCGACACACCTGTCAACTGTCATCGTGTCTTTGCCCCGGCTGCGGATGTAAAGGATGTCCCGACACACCTGTCAACTGTCAGTGACGTTTCCCCAGAACAGATTTGTAAACTATGTCATGACTTCAGACACCTCCGGGCGCACAAAATCACCTGCAACGTCAGCCCCGATTGCACCGTTAGTAACACGGTGGGTCGGGGCTTTCGCGTCGCGTGCGTGAAAACAGCCATTTTCGTGCCGGATCTTCAGTTTTCGGCCCGAAAAATCCCTAAAACTCGCGCAGTGGGCGCGGGTGGCTGATTATTTGTTCCGCATCGAGCGCGCGATGCTCACCACGTCGCCGGTGTGCAGGTCCGGCAGGTACGCCTTGGACACGGCCAGGGCGATGGACGGCAGGGCGAGCTCGTCGCGGTAGCCCAGCACCCACTGCTGGTGCTGGGGGTGGAACTTCCGCTTGAAGGCCGCCAGCGACTTAAACCCGTAAAGCGGTTCGAGGTAGGAGCTCACCCGCGCCAGGATCTGCTCCAGCATGGTCGTCGGCTCGGTGGAGGAGACCAGCGGGGCGCCCGAGAGGCTGATCCACTCCAGGCCCTGGTCGTGCGCGGCGACCTGCGTCTCCGCGATGAGGTACTCCACCACCGAGCGGAAGCCGTCGGTCTTGCGGCGCATAAAGTCCAGGGTGAGGCCAACCAGTGTGCCGTCGCGGTAGACCGGCAGCCAGCTGGTGACTCCGTGGAGGGTGCCGGCATCGTCAAGCGCCAGCACGAGCGTGACCTCCGGGGCGTCGAGCTCCGGCAGCCCGCCGAGGGTAAAGCCCATCTCCGGCAGCTTCTTATTGGATACCCAGTCCTCGGAAAGTTCGATGATCTGGTTGCGCAGCGTGGCGCCGGCGTCCGCCCACGTGGTCCACACCGAGTGGATGTTCTCCTTCTTTGCGCGGTTGCGGGCGGTGCGCACGTCCTGGAACTTCTTGCCCTTGAATTCGGGGGCGGCGGTGCAGTCGAGGACCGATTCCTCCGCCACCGCGACCGCGCGGCAGCCGCGGGCGGCCGCGAATTCGGGCCGCACCGAATACCACGCCACCTGGGCGCCGCCGGCGTACATCGCGCGCTCGAAGCGGGTGGCGATGTCCTGGGGATCCGCGCCCCGGGACACTGGCTCGCCCACCGTCACGGCCACCGAATTGTGCAGGCGGTAGGCAACGAACCCGCGGTCGTCGTCGAACCACAGCTTGTTGCCCGCCCACGTGGTCATCCAGGACAGATGGTCGCCGGTACCGCCGGTGAGGATGGCGCGGGCGTCGGCGCGGCGCTCGCTGGCATCCGGGTCCGGATCGGCCTTCAGCGCCCGGTAGAAGATCCACGCGGCGCCAAGCCAGAAGACCGGGCCGATCCACTCGGTAAAGAACCAGGCGGCATCGGAGACCGGGAGCACGTCCGAGGTGAAGAACTTCGAGACCACCGGCGGTAGGAAGCGCAGGGGCGTCGCGCGGACGATGTCGAGGAGGGACGCGTCGCGGAAACCGCCGCGCACTGCCGCCGCGCCGAGCAACCAGGCCGCCGCCAGCAGCGCGGCCCACGCTGCCATGGTGGCCGCAAAGCGGCGGCGCTGGGAGGCGACCATGCGCACCTGGAACGGGCGGCGCTGGAACAACAGCACGACCGTCATCGTCAGCCACGGCGCGATAAGCAACCCGAGGAGCAACACCCCGGCCCAGGCGGGGGTGTCGGAATCCTGCAGGTACATAAACTCCTTGACTAGCGCGGCGATCACGACGAGCTGGGTGGCCAGCATGCCCCACCAGGCCAGGCGCCGGCCGCGGGAAAGTCCCCAGGCGAAGATGAGGACGAGCAGCAGCGGGATGAGGTTCGCCACCGCCGGGCCGATGCCGCCGGTGCGCAGCATCCACATGGCGTGGGTGCAGCCCACCGAACCCGGGTCGAGCTCGCAGATGAGATCCGCCTGCGCGGCAGACATCGCCGGCAGGATGAAGAACGACCCGCCGGAAAACAGCCCGAGGGCCTGCGGGTTGAACTCGGCGGCGACCGGCGCGAGGAAGACGGCGGTGGCCGCGACGGCGATGAGGATGCGGTGCTCCCGGATGGAGGTTATCGGTTTGTCCAGGCTGGGCCCGCGGCGCGAGAAGAACAGCCCGGTGGCGGTCGTGCAGATGAGGGCGTAGTCGACGAGGGCGCCATCGTAAAGCACCAGCGCCAGCGCCAGGCCCACCGCGCCGACGCGGAGGCGACGGTGCCACAGATCCGGTAGGCGATCGCTGGCCACCAGGGCGGTGCCGATGAGCCACGGCAGCGGCGAGAGCACGTACTCATCGGGAAACGCCGGGTGGATCGCGGCAAGCAGGGATCCACCCATGAGCCCCACGAGGTGCAGGGTGGCCGCAGCCACCAGGAACGTGCCGGTGCCTAGCCGCTTTTCGGCGCGCGTGCCGATGCCGACGAGTGCCAGCGTGGCTAGCACCGCACCGACCCAGGTGGGGGCGGTCAGCCCGGAGGTGAGGAAGGTGAGAAGTTCGGGGCGGGAGGGGAAGAAGCCCACGGAGTGGTGGGTGGCGCGCAAGACCCACACGCAGGCGATGATCGCCCACGTCGCGGGCGCGGCGGCCACGATGCGGCGGATGTGCGGTGTCATTGGATGCCTCCTCGGGCGGCGGCGAAGTCGAAGGTGTCTTGGAGGGCGCGGCGCCACACGGCGAAGCTGTGCCCGCCGGGGACTTCCTCGTACGTGGTGGACATGCCGGTGGCGGTGGTCAGTTCCTGGAAGTGCTGGAGCGCCTGCACGGCCTCCTTGTCGGCGTCGCCGGCGACGAAACGCCCGGCGAGCTGGCGGTACTTCCCGGTCTTGTCGGTCAGCTCGTGCTGGAGCAGGTCCTCGGGGTTGACGGCGGCGAAGGCGGCGTCGCTGCCGTTGAAGAAGCGCTGGACCGTCTGCGCGCGCGTGCCGATGGTCGGTTCCGGCTGCCCGGAAAAGTCCAGGAAAGTCCCGTAGGCCGCGGGGTGGTTGGTGGCGACCTGCAGCGCGCACGTGCCGCCGTAGGACAGGCCGCCGATGGTCCACGTGCGCTGATCCGCATTGACGCGGAACTGGGCTTTGAGCTGCTGCGGGACGTCCTGGGTGAGGTAGGTCTGCACCTTGTCGTTAGGCCCGTCCACGCAGATCGGGTTATTCGTGGTCGTTCCGGTCGCGTCCACGGTGATGACGATGGGGGCGACCCCGTCGTGGGAGCGCTGGAAGTCGTCGGCGGTCTCGGCCATCTGCCCGCCGCCGGTGAC is a genomic window of Corynebacterium massiliense DSM 45435 containing:
- a CDS encoding alpha/beta hydrolase, yielding MEILTSLRDAVESIPLAGTGPTIVVVALLLVSLAVTIHAGLSSPRRLGLVAGATAALTLLAWLVLTQWWKPFPDALPPALYGAGAIAIAALLAAALVPEKRPRLLIAGLVSTLCAVAVANLVFQQYPDVRSLDPRPVSVEMTYDQFTKTHKAPTLNGEKVGALVTTDIDSPTSKFRHRPSTAYVPPAYFTQRTRTFPVIVLLAGNPGSPDQWVTGGGQMAETADDFQRSHDGVAPIVITVDATGTTTNNPICVDGPNDKVQTYLTQDVPQQLKAQFRVNADQRTWTIGGLSYGGTCALQVATNHPAAYGTFLDFSGQPEPTIGTRAQTVQRFFNGSDAAFAAVNPEDLLQHELTDKTGKYRQLAGRFVAGDADKEAVQALQHFQELTTATGMSTTYEEVPGGHSFAVWRRALQDTFDFAAARGGIQ
- a CDS encoding bifunctional lysylphosphatidylglycerol flippase/synthetase MprF, whose protein sequence is MTPHIRRIVAAAPATWAIIACVWVLRATHHSVGFFPSRPELLTFLTSGLTAPTWVGAVLATLALVGIGTRAEKRLGTGTFLVAAATLHLVGLMGGSLLAAIHPAFPDEYVLSPLPWLIGTALVASDRLPDLWHRRLRVGAVGLALALVLYDGALVDYALICTTATGLFFSRRGPSLDKPITSIREHRILIAVAATAVFLAPVAAEFNPQALGLFSGGSFFILPAMSAAQADLICELDPGSVGCTHAMWMLRTGGIGPAVANLIPLLLVLIFAWGLSRGRRLAWWGMLATQLVVIAALVKEFMYLQDSDTPAWAGVLLLGLLIAPWLTMTVVLLFQRRPFQVRMVASQRRRFAATMAAWAALLAAAWLLGAAAVRGGFRDASLLDIVRATPLRFLPPVVSKFFTSDVLPVSDAAWFFTEWIGPVFWLGAAWIFYRALKADPDPDASERRADARAILTGGTGDHLSWMTTWAGNKLWFDDDRGFVAYRLHNSVAVTVGEPVSRGADPQDIATRFERAMYAGGAQVAWYSVRPEFAAARGCRAVAVAEESVLDCTAAPEFKGKKFQDVRTARNRAKKENIHSVWTTWADAGATLRNQIIELSEDWVSNKKLPEMGFTLGGLPELDAPEVTLVLALDDAGTLHGVTSWLPVYRDGTLVGLTLDFMRRKTDGFRSVVEYLIAETQVAAHDQGLEWISLSGAPLVSSTEPTTMLEQILARVSSYLEPLYGFKSLAAFKRKFHPQHQQWVLGYRDELALPSIALAVSKAYLPDLHTGDVVSIARSMRNK